The Metabacillus sediminilitoris genome window below encodes:
- the mdcA gene encoding malonate decarboxylase subunit alpha, producing MEVMKQGVNQKRSWTTRLDEKKKRMDSVKGLVDGMVIPTEHIVEAMEKLIRPGDRVVLEGNNQKQASFLSEALAQTNPKKLFDLHMIISSISRPEHLDLFERGIAKKVDFAYSGPQSLRMAQMLEDGQLMMGEIHTYIELYGRLFIDLIPSIALVAADKADKFGNLYTGPNTEETPTLVEAAAFRDGIVIVQVNELTDELPRVDIPGSWVDYLVVADRPYELEPLFTRDPRHITDIQILQAMMVIRGIYEKHQVQSLNHGIGYNTAAIELLLPTYAESLGLKGKICKHWALNPHPTLIPAIESGWVDSVHCFGGEVGMEKYVAARRDVFFTGHDGSLRSNRTLCQMAGQYAVDLFIGSTLQIDSEGNSSTVTRGRLAGYGGAPNMGHNPGGRRHSTPAWLNMMTSTDPLARGKKLVVQVVETFQTGNKPVFVESLDAINVKKDSGLSIAPVMIYGDDVTHVVTEDGIAYLYKADCIETRKEAIAAIAGVTQVGSSYNTKKVDKLRSEGLIAFPEDLNIRRTNAKRSLLAAKNVEELVEWSDGLYEPPSKFRSW from the coding sequence ATGGAAGTGATGAAACAAGGAGTTAATCAAAAAAGATCTTGGACGACACGACTTGATGAGAAAAAGAAGCGAATGGATAGTGTCAAAGGCTTGGTAGACGGGATGGTGATTCCAACCGAACATATAGTAGAGGCAATGGAAAAGCTAATCAGACCGGGAGATCGTGTTGTTCTAGAGGGAAACAATCAAAAGCAAGCTTCGTTTTTATCAGAAGCACTTGCCCAGACAAATCCCAAAAAGTTATTTGATTTACACATGATTATTTCGAGTATTTCAAGACCGGAACATCTTGATCTTTTCGAGCGGGGTATTGCAAAGAAAGTGGATTTTGCGTACTCAGGTCCGCAAAGTCTTAGAATGGCGCAAATGCTTGAAGACGGGCAATTAATGATGGGTGAAATTCATACATACATTGAATTGTATGGGCGGCTTTTCATCGATTTGATTCCCTCTATCGCACTTGTAGCTGCGGATAAAGCAGATAAATTCGGAAATTTATATACAGGGCCAAATACGGAAGAAACACCGACACTTGTTGAGGCTGCTGCCTTTCGTGATGGCATTGTCATCGTTCAGGTGAATGAATTAACTGATGAGCTGCCACGTGTCGATATACCTGGATCTTGGGTTGACTATCTTGTTGTTGCTGATAGACCGTATGAGCTTGAACCGTTATTTACACGGGATCCCCGTCACATTACTGATATTCAAATTTTACAGGCGATGATGGTCATCCGCGGTATTTATGAGAAGCACCAGGTACAATCGTTGAATCATGGTATAGGATACAACACAGCTGCAATTGAATTACTGCTACCGACATATGCAGAATCACTTGGTTTAAAAGGAAAGATTTGCAAACATTGGGCATTGAATCCACATCCTACACTGATTCCAGCGATTGAGAGCGGCTGGGTCGATAGTGTTCATTGTTTCGGTGGGGAAGTAGGCATGGAGAAATATGTGGCTGCTCGACGTGATGTCTTTTTTACAGGACATGATGGCAGTTTGCGCTCGAACCGGACTCTTTGTCAAATGGCCGGACAATATGCGGTTGATTTATTTATCGGTTCCACTTTACAAATAGATTCAGAAGGAAATTCGTCTACTGTAACACGAGGCAGATTGGCTGGTTATGGCGGTGCACCGAATATGGGGCATAATCCTGGAGGACGTCGTCATTCAACACCTGCTTGGTTAAATATGATGACGTCAACCGATCCATTAGCTCGTGGGAAAAAACTGGTCGTGCAAGTGGTAGAAACCTTTCAAACTGGTAATAAGCCTGTTTTTGTTGAGTCACTTGATGCAATTAATGTGAAAAAAGATTCTGGACTAAGTATAGCACCGGTCATGATTTACGGAGATGATGTCACACATGTTGTTACAGAAGATGGGATTGCCTATTTGTACAAGGCAGATTGTATCGAAACAAGGAAAGAAGCCATTGCAGCAATAGCAGGTGTTACACAAGTTGGATCGAGTTATAATACGAAAAAAGTAGATAAGTTACGAAGTGAAGGATTGATTGCCTTTCCGGAAGATTTAAACATTCGTCGTACGAATGCAAAACGCTCACTGCTGGCGGCCAAAAATGTAGAGGAGCTTGTCGAGTGGTCAGATGGGTTGTATGAGCCGCCTTCAAAATTCAGGAGTTGGTAA
- a CDS encoding carbohydrate ABC transporter permease, giving the protein MVLQRISKPIIYFILIAMSLFFLMPVYVMIITSLKPFDEVTLATMWQLPTTLDFSGYAEAFGKLAPNLMNSFYLVIPATLLSAILGAMNGYVLAKWKFKGADVLFTVILFGMFIPYQSILIPLIQFLREAGLYNSILGLIFVHVVYGLPITTLMFRNFYANIPDEMIESAQIDGAGFLGIFRHIMIPLSVTSFVVVAIWQFTNIWNEFLFAVTITTSDQQPVMVALQNLSGSQIVHWNVQMAGALLAALPTLLVYILLGKYFVKGLLAGSVKG; this is encoded by the coding sequence ATGGTACTGCAACGTATAAGCAAACCGATTATCTATTTCATCTTAATAGCCATGAGTCTCTTCTTCCTCATGCCAGTATACGTCATGATTATCACAAGTTTAAAGCCATTTGATGAAGTAACATTAGCGACGATGTGGCAGCTGCCAACCACACTGGATTTCAGTGGTTACGCGGAGGCATTTGGAAAGCTTGCGCCAAACCTAATGAACTCATTTTATCTTGTAATCCCAGCAACACTTCTTTCTGCAATACTTGGAGCAATGAACGGGTATGTATTAGCAAAATGGAAATTCAAAGGTGCGGATGTCTTATTTACGGTCATCTTATTCGGAATGTTCATCCCATATCAAAGTATCCTTATTCCATTAATTCAATTTTTACGTGAGGCAGGTCTTTATAACTCGATTTTAGGATTAATCTTTGTTCATGTCGTATACGGCTTACCAATTACAACACTGATGTTCCGTAACTTCTACGCGAACATCCCAGACGAAATGATCGAATCAGCGCAAATTGACGGGGCAGGATTCCTAGGGATCTTCCGTCACATCATGATTCCATTATCGGTTACTAGCTTTGTCGTTGTGGCAATCTGGCAATTTACGAATATATGGAACGAGTTCTTGTTCGCGGTAACAATTACAACCTCTGATCAACAGCCAGTTATGGTAGCGTTGCAGAATCTATCTGGCAGTCAGATTGTACACTGGAACGTGCAAATGGCTGGGGCGCTGTTAGCGGCATTACCGACATTGTTGGTTTACATTCTGCTAGGAAAGTATTTTGTAAAGGGATTATTAGCTGGGTCAGTGAAAGGTTAA
- a CDS encoding triphosphoribosyl-dephospho-CoA synthase, with protein sequence MKSEMQSFSDIAAKVAVRSLIEEVELTPKPGLVDQVNTGAHQDLTLQLMIKSAETLTDTFKNIAFVSYGRNPSQALREEIAAIGRIGERKMFEATGGVNTHKGAIWAIGLLVSAASIGKGRFTIKEIVKRAGEIASFPDRHCPNTNTNGRIVTLKYGVGGARGEAQQGFPHIMKFSLPMLYRSRAYGLTEEKARLKTLLSLIAHVDDTCILHRGGTEALMFAKKKAAYFLTKDNLECINTLDEEFISRNISPGGSADLLAATLFLDKIHALKAVDEVQKYELIK encoded by the coding sequence ATGAAAAGTGAGATGCAATCTTTCAGTGACATCGCTGCTAAAGTAGCCGTTCGTTCATTAATTGAAGAAGTGGAACTCACACCAAAACCAGGTCTTGTAGATCAAGTAAATACGGGTGCACATCAAGATTTGACCCTTCAACTAATGATAAAATCAGCAGAAACACTTACAGATACGTTTAAAAATATTGCATTCGTTAGCTATGGCCGTAATCCTTCACAAGCTTTAAGAGAAGAAATTGCTGCGATTGGACGGATTGGAGAAAGAAAAATGTTTGAGGCAACTGGCGGCGTAAATACCCATAAAGGAGCCATTTGGGCAATTGGTCTGCTCGTCTCGGCTGCCTCGATTGGAAAAGGAAGGTTTACCATTAAAGAGATCGTAAAACGAGCCGGAGAAATAGCTTCCTTTCCTGATCGGCATTGTCCAAACACTAATACAAATGGTAGGATTGTCACTTTAAAATACGGTGTTGGAGGAGCGAGAGGAGAAGCACAGCAAGGATTTCCCCATATTATGAAATTTTCTCTCCCTATGTTATATCGCTCTAGAGCGTACGGTTTAACAGAAGAAAAAGCCAGATTGAAGACGCTTCTTTCATTAATTGCTCATGTAGATGATACGTGCATATTACACAGGGGCGGTACGGAAGCTCTGATGTTTGCAAAAAAAAAGGCCGCTTATTTTTTAACAAAAGACAATCTTGAGTGCATCAACACACTTGATGAAGAATTTATCAGTCGAAATATTTCACCAGGTGGCAGTGCTGATCTGTTAGCAGCAACATTGTTTTTGGATAAAATTCATGCACTTAAAGCAGTTGATGAAGTACAAAAATATGAATTGATAAAATAA
- a CDS encoding GntR family transcriptional regulator, which translates to MKSNFMNNALSNSIAEHISEQIITGELKPGEKLVEHIYAEEYGTSRAPVREAIYLLAIEGLVERIPRKGALVKKYTKNEIYDLLEIRNMLENMCMDRIKKHGTDKGLIKKMSELLGQMKQVKDVYSYTKLNHSFHMCLIEMSKSETIKNMYLRLGWPLLRIQSISFSNEGNIEKSIAEHEIIIKLLKEQNMVQLSSVLSKHNHDVISSIEKNFFIVD; encoded by the coding sequence ATGAAATCGAACTTTATGAATAATGCATTATCAAATTCAATCGCAGAACATATCTCTGAACAAATTATTACAGGTGAACTGAAGCCAGGTGAAAAATTGGTTGAACACATCTATGCAGAAGAATATGGTACGAGCAGAGCCCCAGTTCGTGAAGCAATATACCTACTTGCAATAGAAGGACTGGTTGAAAGAATTCCGCGAAAGGGAGCGCTTGTAAAAAAATATACTAAAAATGAAATATACGATCTTCTTGAAATTCGGAATATGCTTGAGAATATGTGTATGGATCGAATAAAAAAGCATGGAACAGATAAAGGTTTGATAAAAAAGATGAGCGAACTTCTCGGCCAAATGAAACAGGTTAAGGATGTTTATTCCTATACGAAATTGAATCACTCCTTTCATATGTGCCTTATCGAGATGAGCAAAAGTGAAACAATTAAAAATATGTACTTGCGCCTTGGCTGGCCGTTGTTAAGAATTCAAAGCATCTCTTTTTCTAATGAGGGAAATATTGAAAAATCCATTGCAGAACATGAAATCATCATCAAATTATTGAAGGAACAAAACATGGTGCAATTGTCATCCGTTTTATCAAAACATAATCATGACGTGATCTCTAGTATCGAAAAAAACTTCTTCATAGTTGATTAA
- a CDS encoding carbohydrate ABC transporter permease: METVKPTHLTEQTVASLSKKKRLSSDQLMAIGFILPSFILILIFVYGFIGWTGYVSFSNWNTLVPDFSFAGLKNYLFLFQDFRFQADLRNTIFFTILFIGFVIISGMGLAILLDQKIKAEPVFRNLFFFPMALSFVVTGVVWQWLLNPSTGVNLFLNKLGMNPKWYTDTNILAGFQWGKIEFGIPAALIAVVIAAVWQMTGFSLAMYLAGLRGIPDEVREAARMDGASEFLIYRKIILPLLRPITVSVIIIMAHISLKIFDLIYAMTGPGANFVTDVPGVYMFETTFRGNYYANGAAIAMIMLVSVAIFIVPYLIHSRKAER; this comes from the coding sequence ATGGAAACAGTCAAACCTACACATTTAACTGAACAGACCGTTGCATCCTTGTCAAAAAAGAAAAGGCTCTCAAGTGATCAACTAATGGCTATTGGATTTATTTTGCCATCATTCATTCTGATTTTGATCTTTGTTTATGGTTTTATTGGATGGACCGGCTATGTGTCTTTTAGTAATTGGAACACTCTTGTACCAGACTTTTCATTCGCTGGTCTAAAAAACTATCTTTTTTTATTCCAGGATTTCCGTTTCCAAGCTGATCTCCGAAATACGATCTTCTTCACGATCTTATTTATTGGCTTTGTTATTATAAGTGGAATGGGTCTAGCGATTTTACTAGATCAAAAAATAAAAGCAGAGCCCGTTTTTCGAAATCTGTTTTTCTTCCCTATGGCCCTTTCATTCGTTGTAACAGGGGTTGTCTGGCAGTGGTTATTAAACCCATCAACAGGTGTGAACCTATTTTTAAATAAACTAGGAATGAACCCGAAATGGTATACAGATACAAACATTCTTGCAGGATTTCAGTGGGGGAAAATTGAATTTGGGATTCCAGCAGCACTCATTGCAGTTGTCATTGCAGCTGTATGGCAAATGACTGGGTTCTCCCTTGCGATGTACTTAGCAGGCTTACGCGGCATTCCAGATGAAGTGAGAGAAGCTGCACGTATGGATGGTGCATCAGAATTTTTAATTTATCGTAAAATCATTCTTCCATTATTACGTCCAATTACTGTGAGTGTCATCATCATTATGGCCCATATTTCATTAAAGATTTTTGATTTAATTTATGCCATGACTGGACCTGGAGCAAACTTTGTCACAGACGTACCAGGCGTGTACATGTTTGAAACAACATTCCGTGGTAACTACTATGCAAATGGGGCGGCCATTGCGATGATCATGCTTGTATCAGTGGCGATCTTCATCGTACCATATTTAATCCACAGCAGAAAGGCGGAGAGGTAA
- a CDS encoding malonate decarboxylase subunit delta, giving the protein MEKITYTFPATKNILRISHVGVVGSGDLEIIMEPSSHTQSEVTIRTGITGYKNTWDSVIQRFFTQNDVSVKVKINDFGATPGVVKLRLEQALEVSCHDQNM; this is encoded by the coding sequence TTGGAAAAAATTACATACACATTTCCTGCAACAAAAAATATTCTTCGCATTTCCCACGTAGGAGTCGTCGGATCTGGTGACCTGGAAATTATCATGGAACCATCTAGCCATACACAGTCAGAAGTAACCATTCGAACAGGAATCACCGGTTATAAAAATACTTGGGATTCCGTTATTCAACGTTTTTTCACACAAAATGATGTCTCGGTGAAAGTGAAAATTAATGATTTCGGAGCAACACCTGGTGTGGTGAAACTTCGTCTTGAACAGGCATTGGAGGTTAGCTGTCATGATCAGAACATGTAA
- a CDS encoding ABC transporter substrate-binding protein, translating to MKKTVLLSLFLVFTLIVSACSSKSSTDETSEGNKEGSGGDASAPLDIFSWWTGAGEEDGLKALIQLFEEKHPDIPIENAAVAGGAGTNAKAVLASRMQGDDPPATFQVHGGAELNEAWVAAGKMESLNDFYEAEGLNDKFPQELIDMVSKDGNIYSVPVNIHRSNVLWYNKKVLEENGLEAPTSFDEFFEVADALKAKGITPLALGDKEPWAATHLYETVLLGVLGAEDYGKLWTGELAFDDAKVVEAAEIFKKMLSYVNEDHASRNWQDASQLVANGEAAMNVMGDWAKGYLVNDLKLAVNEDFGYVPTPGTDGQFMVITDTFGLPKGVKNPEGVKQFLSVLASVEGQDAFNPLKGSIPARIDADIEKYDQYGKDTIEDFKSATLAPSLAHGSAASEGFVTKVNQNINIFVTQQDVGQFTDSLVAAAAELK from the coding sequence ATGAAAAAGACTGTCCTATTATCACTATTTTTAGTCTTTACTTTAATCGTTTCAGCTTGCAGCTCAAAATCAAGCACAGACGAAACATCAGAGGGGAACAAAGAAGGCAGCGGCGGAGACGCTTCCGCACCACTCGATATTTTTAGCTGGTGGACTGGTGCAGGTGAAGAAGACGGGTTAAAAGCCCTTATTCAATTATTTGAAGAAAAACATCCAGATATTCCAATTGAAAACGCAGCAGTAGCAGGTGGAGCAGGTACAAATGCAAAGGCTGTTTTAGCAAGCCGTATGCAAGGTGACGATCCTCCGGCAACATTCCAAGTTCATGGTGGTGCGGAACTAAATGAAGCTTGGGTGGCAGCAGGGAAAATGGAATCGCTTAACGACTTTTATGAAGCAGAAGGTCTAAATGACAAATTTCCACAGGAATTGATTGACATGGTAAGTAAAGATGGCAACATTTATTCAGTACCAGTAAACATTCACCGTTCAAACGTACTTTGGTATAACAAAAAAGTACTAGAAGAGAATGGCTTAGAGGCTCCAACATCATTTGATGAATTTTTTGAAGTAGCTGACGCATTAAAAGCAAAAGGGATCACACCATTAGCTCTTGGTGATAAAGAGCCATGGGCAGCTACACACTTATATGAAACAGTTCTTCTAGGTGTATTAGGTGCTGAAGATTATGGAAAGCTTTGGACTGGAGAACTAGCATTTGATGATGCAAAAGTAGTAGAAGCAGCAGAAATATTTAAAAAGATGCTTTCATATGTAAACGAAGATCACGCATCGCGCAACTGGCAGGATGCATCTCAATTAGTTGCTAACGGTGAGGCAGCAATGAATGTCATGGGTGACTGGGCAAAAGGATATCTTGTAAATGACTTGAAATTAGCAGTGAACGAAGACTTTGGCTATGTCCCAACACCAGGTACAGATGGTCAATTTATGGTTATAACAGACACATTTGGTTTACCGAAGGGTGTTAAAAACCCTGAAGGTGTTAAGCAATTCTTAAGCGTACTAGCATCTGTTGAAGGGCAGGACGCATTCAACCCGCTTAAAGGGTCGATTCCAGCACGCATAGATGCAGACATTGAAAAATATGACCAATACGGAAAAGACACAATCGAAGACTTTAAATCCGCTACGCTGGCACCGAGCTTAGCACACGGTTCAGCAGCTTCAGAAGGCTTCGTAACAAAAGTAAACCAAAATATCAACATTTTCGTTACACAGCAGGACGTAGGTCAATTCACAGATTCCTTAGTTGCAGCAGCAGCAGAGCTTAAGTAA
- a CDS encoding SLC13 family permease, with protein MSLELVGIIVLLLMFVIGACLPINLGILSFIAAFVVGSLASGLSVDDIFNGFPEDLFILLAGVTYLFSIIQNNGTIDLITGWGLRLVKGNLGLIPWVMFSLCTLLTSVGTLGPAAIAILAPISLRFAFQYNINPLLMGVMVVIGSTAGSFSPLNPYGVIVNGVMQSRDLPYSPGMLFANAFIYGVVASLIVFIVLGGLRMFKNQANHHTYVAATIDVNPENKIEKSENSKEKQDGMTFYKGASVFGLVLLVVLALGFKINIGFAAFAIGLALALIAPKKQAAVLGKMPWSVILLITGIVTYVGVLEEIGTIDYVTELIASVGNPVIAALTASYVGGFVSAFASTTGFLAAIIPLAAPILQDPTISSIGVISAIAISSSIVDLSPFSTNGALLLANVQGISERVFFRQLLFVTAIVVALGPGLAWLIFVLIGG; from the coding sequence ATGAGCTTAGAACTTGTTGGTATTATTGTCCTTCTTTTAATGTTTGTCATTGGTGCATGTTTGCCTATAAATCTTGGCATTTTGAGTTTCATCGCTGCTTTTGTGGTTGGCTCTCTTGCCAGTGGGTTGAGTGTTGACGACATCTTTAACGGCTTTCCAGAGGATCTCTTTATTCTTCTTGCCGGGGTAACCTACCTGTTTTCTATTATCCAGAACAACGGGACTATTGATTTAATCACAGGATGGGGCCTCCGCTTAGTTAAAGGAAACCTCGGTCTGATACCTTGGGTTATGTTTTCACTTTGTACTCTGCTAACCAGTGTCGGTACATTAGGTCCAGCTGCTATCGCAATTCTAGCTCCTATCTCGTTACGATTTGCTTTTCAATACAACATCAATCCTCTCTTGATGGGCGTAATGGTTGTAATCGGTTCAACTGCGGGCTCCTTCTCCCCGCTAAATCCGTATGGTGTTATTGTTAACGGTGTCATGCAGTCTAGGGATTTGCCATATTCTCCTGGTATGCTCTTCGCAAACGCATTTATATACGGAGTTGTAGCATCGCTGATTGTATTTATCGTTCTCGGCGGGCTCCGGATGTTTAAAAACCAGGCCAATCATCACACGTATGTAGCAGCTACGATAGACGTAAATCCTGAAAATAAAATTGAAAAATCCGAAAACAGCAAAGAAAAGCAAGACGGTATGACTTTTTATAAAGGAGCCTCGGTTTTTGGCTTAGTACTCCTTGTCGTGTTGGCTCTTGGCTTCAAAATAAACATTGGTTTTGCGGCATTTGCAATTGGTTTGGCACTAGCATTGATTGCCCCCAAAAAACAAGCCGCAGTGCTAGGAAAAATGCCATGGTCGGTCATCCTACTAATTACAGGAATCGTTACATACGTGGGGGTGCTAGAAGAGATTGGAACCATTGACTACGTTACAGAATTAATAGCCAGTGTAGGGAATCCCGTCATCGCGGCTCTTACAGCGTCTTACGTGGGAGGGTTTGTCTCAGCATTTGCTTCAACAACAGGTTTCTTGGCGGCTATCATTCCGCTTGCAGCACCAATCCTACAAGATCCGACTATTTCATCCATCGGCGTAATCTCAGCAATCGCAATATCATCCAGCATCGTGGATTTAAGTCCTTTCTCAACAAATGGTGCGTTACTCCTTGCAAATGTTCAAGGTATAAGCGAACGAGTGTTTTTTAGACAGCTTTTGTTTGTTACAGCCATCGTCGTCGCTCTTGGACCAGGCCTTGCTTGGCTCATATTTGTGTTAATAGGAGGATGA
- the mdcH gene encoding malonate decarboxylase subunit epsilon, producing MRLAFLFPGQGSQKPEFLNELQTCAAVENVLETVTDLLGKSVYKLDSKEALASTKAVQLSLLIAGVATFKAFEAEGVKPDFVAGHSVGAFSAAVAAGVIELKDALKIVKLRGELMEQAYPEGYGMGVILGMEFYKLQSLVSYHFDEKYPVFIANQNALDQITISGALHGIQKVLDDARQNGARCASMLNVNTPSHCQLLSSVSDALTTALHNIKFHDPVIPYAGNRRARLLSDPVDIRLDLAESVSSPVQWHDASTVLYEKGARLFIEMPPGNVLSRLAAKAFPDARVLSVAENGFDNCQFIAKLERLKR from the coding sequence TTGAGGCTTGCATTTTTGTTTCCAGGGCAAGGTTCCCAAAAACCGGAATTTCTGAATGAGCTGCAGACATGTGCTGCTGTGGAAAATGTCCTGGAAACAGTAACTGATTTGCTTGGTAAAAGCGTATACAAATTAGATTCAAAGGAGGCACTTGCTTCAACAAAAGCAGTACAGCTCTCACTTTTGATTGCAGGAGTAGCTACTTTTAAAGCATTTGAAGCAGAAGGAGTGAAACCCGATTTTGTTGCAGGTCATTCCGTCGGTGCATTTAGTGCCGCGGTTGCAGCTGGTGTCATTGAATTAAAAGACGCATTAAAAATCGTTAAGCTACGCGGGGAGTTAATGGAACAAGCATATCCTGAAGGATATGGTATGGGAGTTATACTAGGGATGGAATTTTATAAATTGCAGTCACTTGTATCATATCATTTCGATGAAAAATATCCGGTTTTTATTGCGAATCAAAATGCATTAGATCAAATTACGATCTCGGGTGCCTTACATGGGATACAGAAAGTACTAGATGATGCAAGACAGAATGGTGCACGTTGTGCATCAATGTTAAATGTTAATACTCCTTCACATTGTCAGCTTCTTTCATCTGTATCAGATGCTCTCACTACAGCTCTTCATAATATTAAATTTCATGATCCTGTTATTCCATACGCTGGGAATCGAAGAGCACGTCTTTTGTCTGATCCGGTCGACATTCGACTAGATCTCGCTGAAAGTGTTTCTTCTCCAGTTCAATGGCATGATGCTTCTACGGTTTTGTATGAAAAAGGGGCGAGATTATTTATCGAAATGCCTCCGGGAAACGTACTATCACGCTTAGCAGCAAAGGCATTTCCTGATGCAAGAGTTTTATCTGTAGCAGAGAATGGATTTGATAATTGTCAGTTTATAGCAAAGCTCGAACGATTGAAAAGATGA
- the mdcD gene encoding biotin-independent malonate decarboxylase subunit beta, translated as MIRTCKASFVECSGRERAQNLLDYDTFKELLGPWDHLESPHLEPQGIVPQSDDGVIIAKGTINKHPAVVISIEGKFQGGGIGEVSGAKIAGILEKALKDCETGIKTIPVFVFDTGGVRLQEANYGLLAIAEISAAIVALRRYVPVIAVIPGKIGAFGGMSITAGLCSAIIMTREGRLGLNGPEVIEQEAGIREFDSKDRPLIWSTIGGEQRKAAGFADVLIEDDTESIKEVISSIIKDNIIPVPRTEQVRRYEAFLDLVNPEQRLSSDDARLLWAQSENEVVEAKQVNLEGINNMGRGHTWFDLLRGDAMEIGDLSSVRVADGVIGEKKVRFIAVVPDVNNRFPRARKGEVGLQEGWSIAKYIREAIKEDQNSEKRAIVAIVDVPSQAYGYHEELLGIHQACAAAVDAYASARLSGHPVISFIPGNAISGAFLAHGLQANRLIALRDAGVNVHVMSKESAARITQRSLEELEFATKKVPAMAYDIESFEKLGALFSLVDGIEADIPGKKDLDIIYKELERAIKDVCMARSKDLHERLTSSFAQSGRKASILVREKLSEQWN; from the coding sequence ATGATCAGAACATGTAAAGCTAGTTTTGTAGAATGTAGTGGACGGGAGCGTGCTCAAAACCTATTAGATTATGATACTTTTAAAGAATTGCTTGGCCCGTGGGATCATTTAGAGTCACCTCATTTGGAACCACAGGGAATTGTACCGCAAAGTGATGATGGGGTTATCATCGCAAAAGGAACAATAAACAAACACCCAGCTGTAGTGATCTCAATAGAGGGAAAATTCCAGGGGGGAGGAATAGGTGAAGTTTCCGGTGCGAAAATTGCTGGAATACTCGAAAAGGCGTTAAAAGACTGTGAAACTGGTATAAAAACGATCCCTGTGTTCGTATTTGATACTGGAGGAGTACGGCTTCAAGAAGCAAATTATGGTCTACTTGCTATCGCTGAAATTAGTGCTGCAATTGTGGCACTTCGACGATATGTACCTGTCATTGCCGTCATTCCAGGGAAAATCGGGGCATTTGGAGGGATGTCCATTACAGCAGGTCTTTGCAGTGCAATTATTATGACACGTGAAGGTCGTCTTGGATTAAACGGTCCAGAAGTTATTGAACAGGAAGCTGGTATACGTGAATTTGATTCCAAAGACAGACCGCTTATCTGGAGTACGATTGGAGGAGAACAGCGTAAAGCTGCTGGTTTTGCAGATGTATTAATTGAAGATGATACAGAGTCAATAAAAGAGGTAATTTCTTCTATTATTAAGGATAATATTATTCCTGTTCCTAGAACAGAACAAGTAAGAAGGTACGAAGCCTTTTTGGATTTGGTCAATCCAGAACAGCGGTTGTCGTCTGATGATGCGCGGTTGCTCTGGGCTCAGTCTGAAAATGAAGTGGTTGAAGCAAAGCAAGTTAATTTAGAAGGTATTAATAATATGGGTCGGGGGCATACATGGTTCGATTTACTACGTGGAGACGCCATGGAAATAGGGGATCTTTCATCTGTTCGAGTAGCTGACGGCGTAATCGGAGAGAAAAAAGTTCGGTTTATTGCTGTTGTTCCAGATGTTAATAATCGTTTTCCACGTGCGAGAAAAGGGGAAGTAGGTCTGCAGGAAGGCTGGTCAATTGCAAAATATATTCGAGAAGCCATCAAAGAAGATCAAAATAGTGAAAAGCGTGCTATTGTAGCAATTGTTGATGTTCCGAGTCAGGCGTATGGCTACCATGAAGAACTGCTAGGTATACATCAAGCATGTGCAGCAGCAGTTGATGCTTATGCTTCTGCAAGATTAAGTGGTCATCCTGTCATTTCATTTATACCAGGAAATGCAATTTCCGGCGCTTTTTTGGCACATGGCTTACAGGCAAATCGACTGATTGCACTTCGTGATGCTGGTGTGAATGTCCACGTCATGTCGAAGGAATCAGCCGCCCGGATTACACAGCGAAGTCTTGAAGAATTAGAATTCGCAACAAAAAAAGTACCGGCAATGGCCTATGATATTGAATCATTTGAAAAGCTCGGTGCTCTATTCTCGTTAGTGGATGGAATAGAGGCAGACATTCCCGGAAAAAAAGACCTTGACATCATCTATAAAGAGTTAGAACGTGCAATTAAAGATGTATGCATGGCTCGTTCAAAGGATTTACACGAACGATTAACTTCATCTTTTGCTCAGTCAGGCAGAAAAGCATCAATTTTGGTAAGAGAAAAGTTGAGTGAGCAATGGAACTAA